A segment of the Clostridia bacterium genome:
AATACTTCTTTAACGAAGTAACTAGCTATGAGGAAAAGGGAGTTCGGAAGTATTTTCGAAGCCAGGAAACGTTGGTTGCCCTGAGAGTTGTGTCACAAAGGTTGGAGAAGCTATCGCCATTTACCAAAGACAACACGGAAAAGATTTGTCGGCAGACGGCAGAGGAGCTTGGCATATCTGCGGGCAAGATTATTCACCCCATCAGGCTGGCGGTATCGGGTCGTACGATGGGCCCAGGTCTATTTGATATATTAGAAGTTTTAGGTCGTGAACGAGTTGTTAGGCGGATAAAACGAGCCATAGCCTATATAGAACAGAGCGGCACTACAACCGCTATACCTAATAATGTTGCCAATAAGAAATAAAGCTGACAAGCTAAAAAAGAGGCCCTTCGGCTTGGGGCCTCTTTTTTGTAGCGCTAACGGGAGTCGAACCCGTGTCTCCACCTTGAGAGGGTGGTGTCCTAGGCCA
Coding sequences within it:
- a CDS encoding glutamate--tRNA ligase, translating into RETLLKEFDLARVSRNPAIYDTDKLTWINGHYLRETPLDKIVDQALPFLKMRGWIEPSVPETEQYARRVVATVRDRVKTLAEIADASEYFFNEVTSYEEKGVRKYFRSQETLVALRVVSQRLEKLSPFTKDNTEKICRQTAEELGISAGKIIHPIRLAVSGRTMGPGLFDILEVLGRERVVRRIKRAIAYIEQSGTTTAIPNNVANKK